In the genome of Triticum urartu cultivar G1812 chromosome 5, Tu2.1, whole genome shotgun sequence, one region contains:
- the LOC125556574 gene encoding 11S globulin seed storage protein 2-like, whose product MLNDVLLPLPAKEELAQGKTDMSAKGGKALVQSDAGAYVAWSGVDQPELTAEGLGCGLLVFRPLSFALPHYADSHKFGYVLRGSGVAGVLPVATGNASSAARERVVRLEVGDVIAVRTGDVSWWYNDSDGDADDLSILFMGDTERAVSPGDISYFFLAGGNSVLGGFDVGLLARSWPGVTKEQAAAVFRSQPAVLLTGLSTKLPGVCPREHDRKGLVVNAGQVAAGTLETLTAADLAALGDLGISAVIGRLDPGAACAPWVLGEGAAQAVYVARGSARVQVSSSAGGETLLLDEEVAAGSVFVVPRFAVALISAGANGAEWVSLVKSARPAVEHLTGDGSVLGGLTAQVLQASLSVAPELVELLGGAEPSH is encoded by the exons ATGCTCAACGACGTTCTTCTTCCACTTCCTGCCAAAGAGGAGCTAGCACAG ggcaagacagacatgtctgccAAGGGCGGCAAGGCCCTTGTCCAGTCGGACGCGGGGGCGTATGTGGCGTGGTCGGGCGTCGACCAGCCGGAGCTTACTGCAGAGGGGCTCGGGTGTGGCTTGCTCGTGTTCAGGCCGCTCTCCTTCGCGCTGCCGCACTACGCCGACTCCCACAAGTTCGGCTACGTCCTCCGAGGCTCCGGGGTCGCCGGTGTCCTCCCGGTCGCCACGGGGAACGCCTCCTCCGCGGCCAGGGAGAGGGTCGTGCGCCTCGAGGTCGGCGACGTCATAGCCGTGCGCACTGGGGATGTCTCGTGGTGGTACAACGACAGCGACGGCGATGCGGACGACCTCTCAATCTTGTTCATGGGCGACACGGAGCGCGCTGTCAGCCCGGGGGACATTTCCTACTTCTTTCTCGCCGGCGGCAACAGCGTCCTAGGCGGCTTCGACGTGGGCCTCCTCGCCAGGTCATGGCCTGGCGTGACGAAGGAGCAGGCCGCCGCCGTGTTCCGGAGCCAGCCAGCCGTCCTCCTCACGGGGCTGAGCACGAAGCTGCCCGGCGTCTGCCCGCGCGAGCACGACAGAAAAGGGCTTGTCGTGAACGCCGGACAAGTCGCTGCAGGGACCCTGGAGACGCTCACCGCGGCGGACCTGGCGGCGCTAGGGGACCTCGGGATCAGCGCGGTGATCGGCCGGCTCGATCCCGGCGCCGCGTGCGCGCCATGGGTGTTAGGGGAGGGTGCGGCGCAGGCGGTGTACGTGGCACGTGGGAGCGCGCGGGTGCAGGTGTCTTCCTCCGCGGGCGGCGAGACGCTGCTGCTGGACGAGGAGGTCGCCGCGGGGAGTGTGTTCGTCGTACCGCGGTTCGCGGTGGCGCTCATCTCCGCCGGCGCCAACGGAGCAGAGTGGGTGTCCCTGGTCAAGAGCGCCAG GCCCGCGGTGGAGCACCTGACCGGGGATGGCTCGGTGCTCGGCGGCTTGACCGCGCAGGTGCTGCAGGCGTCGCTGAGCGTGGCGCCGGAGCTGGTGGAGCTGCTCGGAGGCGCCGAGCCGTCGCACTGA